The Candidatus Campbellbacteria bacterium genomic sequence CCAATAGACGATGTACCGATCTAATTCCGTGGTTATATTTTTTACGAACGTATCAAGTCCTCCACGAATGGCCGCATCTCCTGCAAAACGCATTCCTTCTTCATTTTTTATTCGCACTATTTCTTCTTCTGTCATTTCTGGACGCGCCATACGCATCGCATCATCAACACTGTCTCCTCCAATTGCAACGGTCGCGGTAAAACGCACAGATTGTCCACGAACAACCGAGATACCAGAACGCGTTTTACCAATATCAACAACCATACATGCTCCCATAAAAGATTTTGGGACAATGGCACGTGCAATTGCTTGTGCCTCTATTTCAAGGGACAGTGGTTCAAGACCTGCTGACATAAGAAGATCTGTGTACTCCTGTGAAGCGGTTTGTGGATACGCAGATACAGATACCAAACGCTGATCTCCAACAGGTGGCGTATTTTGCACTACATCAAAATCAAATACCGCCTCTGCTGGAGCGAGTGGCACATTTTCTGCCAACTTAAACTCGAGAACATCTCGCACCTCTTTGTCGGAAATGTTTGCCGGAACGTACGCAGGAAAAATGTACCCCTCTTCCTCAGGAAGTGATGCTCGCACAAAGTGAAGCACGTGCTCTTCTCGAAAACGTGATAATACCTCAATGAGTTTTAGTGCATCAACCACCCTTCCATTAACAACAACTCCCTTTGGAATAGTTGCCGCTCCATAGCCACTCACTCGTCTGCCGTGCGTATGACTTTTTGAAAATGTTAAAAATTTTACAGAGTGATCAGATACATCAATACCAGCAGCTGGCGTTGTGAGATACGCTGGTGTTGGAAAAAGAGAAAGAACTCGTGACGAAAAGGTCATGCCTCTATTCTACTCACGACAGAGAACAAGCGCAATAAAAAATGTGTTATTGTCGAACAAAAAGAGAAAGGTTTCGAAACACAGACTTATCCTAAACGGGCTCCTGGCGGTATGTCTGTATCAGGAATAATGAAAGAAAACTTTCGTTCTTCACCCTCGCCCATAGACGCGGCAAATAACATACCATTACTCTCAAGTCCTTTAATGATGCGCGGTTCAAGGTTTACTACAAACGCCGTTTTCTTTCCGACGAGTGTCTGAATATCAGAAACGTACTGTTTAATTCCAGAAACAATTTGTCGTGGTGAACCCTCTCCAAAATCAACAGACAATTTTAGAAGCTTGTCTGTTTCAGGAACTTCCTCAACAGAAAGAATCTGCCCGATACGAATGTCTGCTTCGTGTAGTTGGTCGATAGTAATCATATATATAAGTATAAGTTCAAAATCCAAATATCAAAATCCAAAAAATTATTTTTCTTTCTACTTTCTACTTGCTCGCTCGTTTTCTATCTAAAAATCTCTGTAAAATAATTGCAGCTGCAGATGCGTCTATCATACTATTTGCTCCCGTAAATCGTGTTGCTTCCTGTGAGGAAAACCACTCGTGTTCAAACACCACTGGCACAGTAGTTTCTTTTTCAAGATTTTTTTTAAAATTCTGAATTTCAGGCATAATCACATTATCGTTTCCTTTCGTATCTGCTGAATATCCAAGCACAATAATATTCACATGCTCTTTTTGCGCAATCGCAACAATATCCGACACAAGCGTGTGTGTGTTTTGCAAAACCTCCCGTGGAAACGCGAGCGTTTCACTGGTGTCCGACAGCGCGATACCTACGCGTTTTGTTCCATAATCAATGCCGAGGATCATGACAATATAACTATAATATACGACCACACATTCTAATAATTCACCTTTATAAAAACTTAGAGGGGTCGCGCATAGCGACCCCTTTCAAAACCCATCTCTCACTAATAACACTGAACGACAAAACCGACGATTTCGTAGTTCGAATCACCATCCACATCGTCTGTGAGCCAACGTGTTTGTGGTCCAACATAGTTGCACTTCAGACCAGGAGGACTCTTGGAAAGAAATGCGACCAACGAATCTCGATACCTGCAACCCGCCACACCGTCATACCAAGTGCATTCCTCTTTCGGGAGATAGTTCGGAACTGCTTGGATTCCACGGTCCTCACACTGGAGTGTATTTCCTTCAATGTCTCGTGGCGGAACCCCATCACTCTCTATCCATTCACTACCAAGATTGATGAAGTTGCACAGCAGCTTGGGATTCTGTCTGCTGAAGGCAACAAACGAGGAGAAGAAGTCCCCATCAGCTGTTGGAAAAAAGTACAGACTGTTTCCGTAGCTGATTGGAGCCTTCTCCTGTCGTACCAAATGGTTTCTGTGAATACTCTTCCCTTGTAATCCAACAAGAAGCATTAGAGCCATAAGGATACTGGCAGCTAGAGCTGTTTTTTTTAACACGACCTATTCCCCCTTGAGGTTTATGAAACGATCCAAAAGAACTATACAATAAAAAAATACTGTTGCAAGTTAACCACCGGACCAAAAACACACCGGCCAATGTTTTGCAAAACCTCCCGTGGAAACGCGAGCGTTTCACTGGTGTCCGACAGCGCGATACCTACGCGTTTTGTTCCATAATCAATACCAAGAATCATGTACGTGGAGGTTCCTCAACAGGTATATGGAGTAGTGCAATGACTTCAGCGGCAACTTCTTCGTAGTCACCTTTTCGGGCGCGTTCACGAATATCTTCACGTTCGGGAGAGTCGAGGGCTTCACTTATACGCCCTAAGTAATTTTGTCCCCATTCGTAGACAGCATTTGAGTTTGATGCAGCTGCACCAAGCGAGCGTTGAATGATACACCGCCGAAGCATGTTGCGATGAACAAGCTCGAGACGTCTCTCGGGTAATTCTGGTGTCACTGGCACCTCTGATGCATGATGTTCAAAACCTTCCATATATATTTAGAGTGAAAAAGACTTATACATACCTAACCCAACTCCTATCGAACCAAACTTTTGATCCTCTGAAACTTTCCAATGTTGAAGTTCTCCATCAACACTTACAAATACATCGTATCCAGGATATACCCCACCCACACACGAAGACGGCATTGTTTCCGTCCAAAAAGTGAGGCAGTCGTTCGGCCATACAATTTTTTCCGAGCTTACAAGCTGAACACTTCTAATATATGAACCTGGACCAATTCTTCCTTCGTTTTCATTATCTTTACGAACGGTTTCTTGAATACCTTTCACAGCATCGGGTTCATTTTCAAAACCAGAAAAAAGTATTTCTCCTGGTTCGTTAGTATCCACAGAAGAAGAGATTTCTTCGTTTTTTACTAAACCACCCAACACATAATAACCAAAAACCCCAATGAGTATTCCAACAACCAAACCTATACTAAGAGACTTTGTATCCATACAGTGTGCCCTCGGTAGGAATCGAACCTACATCAGCAGCTCCGCAAGCTGCCGTCCTATCCGTTGAACGACGAGAGCATAAAAAGGGTTGTACGCGGGCGCGAGAATGAAGTCGTTGAGACGGAAATTCGAGCGGCCATGTTCCCCGACTGAGCTTTTATATGATACCCCATACGAAACTCAACAGGCACACTCTAGCAAACTTGCGTGTTCTGCGCCACTAAAAACCAGCAAGTTCTACAATTCGATCAGAGAATGTTTCGTGCACCTCCTCTTCATCAAGGTAGTCCAACAAAATATCACGAACATCGTCTGCCGAGACATCGGCAAGAGGCACAATAATGTGCGGCATAAACATCTTTTGTGATTTAAGAAGAAGTCGATTTGGCAACACGCGTTCATCTACCCAAAAAGATTCCAAGGTACGATAGGGAAAAAGAGTATCATCAATACGCACTCCCCTTTCTTGAATTTCATACTGAATTATTTTTGGATGACGTAGGGCATGAAGACCAAGTGCCACAGCACCAATACCAATCACAAGCCCGAACAAAAAATTTCCTAGAAACGTCGCAAGAATAACTCCAGCGATTGCAATAATACCAAGCCCCCAAAACCAATCGGAGCTTCGTGCTTTGTGTTCGTATTCGTACGTCTCCCACGTAAGGTGTGTTTGCATAGTAATAGAAGTTGGAAGTTAGTGGTGAAAGTTAGAGATTAGTTTGGAACTTGGTCAGGGGAAATACAAAAAGTGTACACATATACGATAGCACATTTACTCCTTGCTCAAAGTCCACTTTGTTAGTATCTTCTTGGTACCAGTGGAGCAAAAGACCCATTATTGCTACACTAGGTTTACGGAGGAGTCGGATAGTGGTTTATTCCAGCGCACTTGAAATGCGCCGTGCCCACAAGGCACCGTGAGTTCGAATCTCACCTCCTCCGCAACGATTCACAAGAAGTGCCCTTCGGCACTTCTTGTGAATCGTCTACTAGGGCGAGGTGAGATTCGAACGACGGAGCGATATTTTGTCAGTAGACAAAATCGCGAGTCGGTGCCCAGACAAATTTTTTTGACGACAAAATTTAGTCGCGGGAGAAAAACGTACTCGTGGTCTCACCTCCTCCGCACCTGATGCAAAAATGCCCCGCAAGGGGTATTTTTTGTGTCAGGAGGACGAGATTCGAAAGTCGGACCGAGCAAAGCGAGGGAGACGGGGTCGAGAACACTTAGGATTTTTGATTCCAATGGAAGCAAAAATACTTAGTGATTCGTGACCGAATCTCACCCCTACCGCCAAAATTATGAAGTGGCTCATACCCATCAGTATCCTCGTATTGTTTGAACTCATTGCAGATGTTCTTGCAAAAAACTGGTCCCTACGAGGAGGTTGGCTACTTGCCGGAGGAGCGCTAATCGCATATTTTCTTGCAAACACCTTTTGGCTTTTTGCCCTTCAGAACGGCGCCGGTCTTGCTCGGGGTGCCGTAATTTTTTCTGTAGCTTCTGCCATTCTTGCCGTCGCACTCGGACTTTTTGTATATCACGAACCACTTACGTACTACGAGATAGCCGGCGTCCTGCTTGGTCTCCTTGCCATAACCCTCATTTTTTGGAAATGAGCTTATAATAAAAAGGCCTGAACACTTACCATGCACGCTTTATTTTTTCAGTATCTTGAAACCTACCGCCTATTTGCGTACGCAGTTATTTTTATTGGTCTTCTTCTCGAGGGAGAAGTCACCCTCTTTCTTGCGGCGTTGTTGGTGCACCAAGGTTTTTTAAATTTATATGACACCCTTGCTCTGACATTGCTTGGGGTTTTTCTCGGGGATCTTCTGTGGTTTACCTTGGGAGAGCACCTCTCGTTATATAAAAAAATCAGTGCATGGGTTGAAAGAGAGGCGGGACGATTTGATCACATCTTCCAAGCACACACATTCAAATCACTTTTGGTTACGCGTTTTTTGTACGGGCTCAGTCGACCAACACTCATTCGTATGGGCATGCTTCGCATCCCAATTAAAAAATTTCTTGAAGCAAATATAGTCACAACGCTCGTATGGTCCTCTCTTGTGTGGATTATTGCCTACGCATTGAGCGCCTCTATCCTTTCAACACGACATTTCATACCACGCCTCGAAGCAGGTATTGCGCTCATCATTATTGCCATCATTGTTCTCAACAAACTCGCCCGACGGTTTATTGAAAAAGGACTTCTTGAATAAGAAGCGACCGCTCATTTCTGAGCGGCCTTGCGCGCCTTCTGCTTGGCGAGCCACGTACGTGCCTGAGCCTTGGGGAGCTCGGATCCGGCGAACACCTTTCGCGGATTGAAAGGGGTTGGGAGACTGGTTCCACGCTGTCTCCAGACATCGAAGTGAAGATGGATGTTCTCTGCCGAACCCATGGCGGTCTCGAGAACCCCCCACACACAGCGGTAGAGGTTCCTTCTCTTCCCGTCCGAGCACTTCACTTCGTAACACAGATCCTCGTCGGCGGTCACCCTCCCGATCACTTCCGAAGTGTGTCCGGGCTTCGCTCTGATGTACCACACAGTACTCATGTCCTTCCTCCTTTCACGATCGAATCTGGCGAGACAATACCACCGCACAAACAAAAACACCAGCGTGACGCTGGTGCCTTTTGTTATTTTGCTGTTTTTTTAAGAAGTTGCGCGAGACGTGACTTCTTTCGGGAAGCGGCATTTTTTTTGATAATACCGAGCTTTGCAGCCTTGTCGATAGCCTGGTAGGCATTCGCAAGTTTTGCTTGTGCATCCTTGGCACTACCTTTTCCTGTAAGATCTCGAATATCCTTAACCACTTCTTTCATTGCACGTGTGCGGCGCAAGTTAACCACACGTTTTCGTGCTGAACTGCGAAGTGCTTTTTTTGCTGCTTTAATTATTGGCATATGTGAGGACAGAATAGCAGATTTTTTATGCACGTCAACGTGCGGTATACTGACACCATGATTTCACAGCTCACAGGAACTATCAGCTATACAGAACCTGGACTCATTATTCTACAGGTTGGCGGTGTCGGATACGCAGTAAATATAGCGAAAGATACGGGTGCAGGGCTCCATACAAGCGATACACTCACCCTCTGGACACACTTAGCGGTCCGAGAAACGTCTATGGAACTTTTTGGATTCACCACCAAAGATGAACTTTCTCTTTTTGAAATGCTTTTAGCGGTTCCTGGAATTGGCCCTCGGTCAGCACTCGCTGTGCTTTCTCTTGCAAGTGCCGATACACTTAGAAAAGCAATCTCTGAAGAAAATATCACATATCTTACGAAAGTCTCCGGGATTGGAAAGAAAACCGCAGAGCGCATTGTTATTACACTCAAAGATAAACTTGGAAGTAAGGGTGAACTTAGTGGAGAACTTAAAGAAGACGCTGATGTTGTTGAAGTACTTGTCTCACTTGGATATTCACAAACAGAGGCGCGAGATACCGTCAAAAAAATTGACCCAACAAAAAACGGCACCAACGAACGCACCAAAGAAGCATTGAAAATTCTTGGATCCCGATTGTAGATACAATAAGGCCCGCGCGAAGTACTTCGCGCGGGCCAAAATCTCAGGCCAGCCACTGCTTGTGGCGACGAGTGTGGAGTTCCCACTCCCTGTAAATTCCGGGGAGTTTTTCTTTCACCGTTGCAACGAACGCTCCCCGCAGAAAAATTCGCGGATAGCGCTCCACCACCTTTTTCCACAGACCGTTCGCGCCGTCGAGGGGGTCGAGAAACTGCGCTTCCGACGCGCCTGAAATCGCCCCTTCTTCAAGAGAGAGGACCACACTCCCCCAAATCTCTTGGAAAATTTTCATTCCCTCCTTTGCGATTGCCACTTCATCCGGCCCAACACGTTCGAGCCGGTCCAAACACTCTTTAGGTGTCAGCACGATGTTCCTCCTTTGGCTTTACTGAGATTATTCTGAGAGAAATTGTACCAATAAAAAATAAGAAGTCAATATGACCGTTTTTCTTGGATTGTGCCTCTAAACGAAGGAGATATTACCAGCTTCCAGATGAACCTCCCCCACCAGAACTTCCTCCACCAAATCCTCCGAAGCCCCCTCCACTACTCCCACCACTTCCAGAACCGCCAATCCACCACGGAATAGTAGAACCTGTTGCTTTATGTTGTGTGTATTTTTTTGATACAAGAAAATCAAACAGGAGACCGAACGGTACTAAGAGTACGAAGGCGATGAGACCTGCAAACATAAAACCAAAGAAAAGCCAGATAATGCTTGCGATAACCCCGCCGATGATTCCACCCGCCCACCACGACTTTGAGCGCGCGAGAACACTCGCAATATACACAAGGATAAAATAAAAAAAGAAAGACAAATCAACTGAAAACCCACCATTTGTTTCAGGGGAAGCTTCAGGTAGTGCCTCTCCTCCGGAAAGTGCTCCTATAATTGCATCCACCGCACCGTTAATACCACCAGCATAGTCGCCGTTCTTGAATGCAGGCGTCATCACGTCATTAATAATCCAAGAACTTTGCGCATCGGTAATGTCTCCCTCAAGCCCATACCCAACCTCAATCCGCATTTTTCGTTCTGTTGGTGCAACAAGAATAAGGAGTCCGTTGTCTTTTCCCTTCTTTCCGATTCCCCACTCAGCAAAAAGTTCTACAGCATAGTTTTCAATAGTATCTTCTCCAAGTGAGGAAATGGTAACAACCGCAATTTCATTTGTTGTTGCTTTTTGGAATGCATCGAGTTTTGTTTCGAGTTCCGTCTTTTGATCCACGGTAAGAATCCCTGCAAAATCATTTACAAATCCTGACGGAGCGCCTGGACTTGTATATGCATACGCACATATAGCGCTCGTTAGAAACAAGACACTAAAACAAAATGAGGCAAATCGACGCATGGATTAAAGTTGTACTTCTGGTGCTTGTGCCGCTGCATCTACCGACTCAAAGTACGCTCGTTCAGAAAATCCAAACAAGCCAGCAATGAAGTTTCCTGGAAAACGTTTTACACGGAGATTAAATTCTTTGAGAATATCGTTAAACCTCTTTCGCTCAACACTAATTCTATTTTCAGATCCCTCTAATTGAGACATGAGTGTTTGTACCGTATCTGCAGATTTAAGTTGTGGGTAGTTCTCCATAACAACAAGGAGGCGTCCGAGCGCGCCTTCAACCTGTGTTGCTGCGGCTGCTTTTTCATCAGGTGTTAGCGCACCAGAATACTTTGTACGCGCATCCGCAAGATCACCGAACACTTTTTGCTCTTGTGCCATAACCCCCTTCACTGAATTAACAAGGTTTGGAATAAGATCAAAACGACGTTGGTATTGTGTTTCAACTTGCGCCCATTGGCCATCCGCCTGCTCATTGAGTGTTACAAGTGAGTTGTATGTTGACCACAAAAAACCGCCGAGAATAACGACAACCGCAAGAATAATAAGCCATGTTTTTTTCATATGTGTAGTACCTAAGAGGTTTGTAATACCTTGTAGTATATCGCCGACACCTCACAAAATCAAAATAATGTTTTTTAACACAAATACGGTATGATTTGGGTATGCTCAATACAATACTTCGTTTCATTAAGCAATTCATCCCTTCTCAGCTCTTCCAGAAGCTTCAACCTACGTACCACTACCTTCTCTCACTTGTAGGGGCTGTTATATATCGATTTCCTTCACGCCACATACACGTCGTGGGCATTACCGGCACGAAAGGTAAATCATCAACCGCAGAACTTGTAAACGCGGTTCTCGAAGCAAGCGGACACAAAACCGCCGTACTCGGCACCATTCGATTTAAAATTGCCGACACCGAAACACGCAACCTCTACAAAATGACCATGCCCGGACGATTCTTTGTTCAAAAATTTCTCCGAGATGCCGTCAACGCACAGTGTGATTGGGCAATTATAGAAATGACCAGTGAGGGCGCAAAACAATTTCGCCAAAAGTGGATCGACATGGACGCTCTCATTTTTACCAATCTTGCACCAGAACACCTTGAATCACACGGTTCATTTGAAAAATATAAAGACGCAAAACTTTCTATTGCGCGCCAACTTGCACGGTCACACAAAAAAAATACTGCGATTATCGCTAATGCAGACGACCTTGAGGGGCACCTCTTTTTGGAATGTGGTGCTGACCGCGCAATTCCGTTTCGACTTACTGACGCAAAACCATACACCCAAACAACCAGCGGATACGAGTTTGGGTTCGAGGGCACGCGTATTCACCTTTCTATACCAGGACTTTTTAATGTATACAATGCACTCGCAGCTGCCGCATTTGCGCGTAGTCAAAACATTCTAGCTCGACACATCAAAGAAGGACTCGAGCACGTAACGCGCATTCCCGGACGTGCAGAATTTATTCGCGAAGGTCAAGCGTTTGATGTTGTCGTCGATTACGCCCACACACCTGATTCACTCAAGAGTGTGTACGAAGCATTTTCTCTTGCACGAGTTATTGGCGTTCTTGGAAACACCGGTGGTGGACGTGATACATGGAAACGTCCCGAGATGGCACGTATAGCCGAACGTTCCTGTGAACATATCATTCTCACCAATGAAGATCCGTATGACGAGGATCCTGAAAAAATTCTTGAAGAAATGTCGGCAGGTATTCAAGACAAAACAAAACTCTCTATAATTCTTGATAGACGACAGGCGCTCCGCGAGGCACTCAACATGGCTCAAACAATGTCATCTGCAAACACCCGCCAACGCGTTGTTGTTCTTATTACCGGAAAAGGCACCGACCCATTTATTATGGGACCAAACGGAAGTAAGCAGGCTTGGGACGATGCCACAGTTGTCCGCGAAGAATTACAAAACTCACTAAACCAACCACCAAACTCCAACCCCTAACCCTATTACTTTGGGATGATGCCACTATTGTGAGAGAGGAACTGAAGAATATGCTGAAATAGGCATATTAAAAAATCCGAATATCGAAACCCGAAACAATATCAAATAGCCAAACCAAAACTAATCACTAACTCCCAACTTCCAACCTCCAACCCTCCATTATTTATGAATCCCGTTAGAGATTCTTCGATTATGCGTTCCACTTCTTTTTTGGGTAAAAAGAGCTACTATACATGTATTATTTCAATAGCAATGAAAACACGTTGTGTTTTCTATCTCTAACGGGATGAACGACTTCATTAAATTTATTTTCTTCATCGTCGCGGCAATCTTTTTTGTTTCCTATGTTCAAGACAGTGGCCCTCTCCTTGGAAACCCTGGATCATTTAGTCTTCTCGGCGGCACAAATCAAGGTCCTGCAGCATACACACGATCATACGATAGCAATAATGACGGCACTATTAGCGACGCCGAATACAAACAAGGTGAACTCGATCGCATTGCGCAAGAACTCTTAAGTATTTCACAAGCCACACAAAAAGCACTCGACGAAAAAAATCGTTCACCTTATTACGGCATGGTGAATCTTGAGTACGGCAACACCTATACCGACAGTTCGCGCGAAGAATACGTCGTTGTCGCAGCATCGAGCAACAACCCAGCGCCTATTGTTATTTCTGGATGGAAACTTGAAAGTATCATTTCAGGAACACGTGTTTCAATTCCACAAGGTGTTGCCCTTCTTGAGGGTGCCTATCCACAGCGACACGAACAAAATGTATTTCTTGCGCCAGGAGAGCGCGCCATCATCAACTCACGATACGCCGTTGGTATCAACACAGGATTTTTGGAAAATAAATGCACGGGCTACATTGATCCGAGATACACCATTTCACCACCACTTACCCGCTCATGCCCCTCTCTTAAAAACGAGAATCTTTCCACTTTTGGTATTACGCCGAGTGCCTTTCACAATACCGATGCGTACGACACATGTATGGACGGAATAGAAAGCGCTCGCTCATGTGAACGTGGATCATACGCAAGTACAACACCAAGTATCTGTAAAGCATTCATAAAAAAATATTCCACATACGACGGATGTCTCGAACTCCATAAAACAGATAGTGATTTTTTTGGAGACACGTGGCGTTTGTTCTTAGGATCAAATAAAGACGTGTGGAGAAATGAGCGCGAAGCAATTGCCCTCATCGATGACTCCGGAAAAGTGGTAGACATACTCAAACTCTACTAATCTTCCCCCAAAAGCTATCTACTGACAAAACTATATTTGCGTGGTATCGTGCCACCAGACACACCCAAACAACAGGAGGGGCTCATGCCCACCACGTCTGAAAAGTGCTTTGATGGACAGTTTATCGGAGAAATCCGCAGTGGAAGTTCGCTACTGATAACTGTCAATAGGAACCCGGCCTTTTACGGTGTGATCAAGAGTGTCACTCCGGGGACGCGGGTCACAGGACTACCCTCTCATGCGACCTTTGAATTTTTCTGGGGAGCACGCATGGGAAACGGAACCAACTCTGAATCATGGCGATCGGTTGGTAAGATCGTTCGCCAAAAAGCGATCCGCTTTGAACTCCCGATGAAGCACGGGAGGAGTCATCTCGGGGCATACGTTATAATCGAGGACGGAAACACTACATATACAGTGTTCCTTGGCTACAGCCACCTCAACCCACGAGACGTGCTTGGGCTCCCCGAATGGTTCATGTAGGACGCAGCATTGCACAAGAAGAGGGTCCGCCCTCTTCTTTTCTATTATTGACAAGAGCGCCACTTTCAAGTATTAATGACGTCGGACGTGCAACAAACCAACCAAAGGAGGCACCATGAAAATCGAAGCGCTCAAGGGACTGCCACTGAAACTCAAACTGGTTTCCTACGAAGTTCTGACGGACATGCTTGAGGGAGAGGTCGCCACCCTCAAAGCAAATCTGGAAGAGGCCCACAGAGAGCTGGTTCGACTCAAAGAAGCCAGCAATAACTCTGAGTCAGCCCTCAAGATGCAACACGACACGGCACTGGAGCAAGCCCGAACGGCAGAGGCGCGACTCGAAGAATCGCGTCGGTCGTTTGACACACTCATCGGCAAGATGTTCTCAGAATGACATCCCAGGCCGCCCCACAAAGGCGGCCTTTTCTTTATAAAAATTGACGATGGAAAAATAACGTTCTACATGATACGCTCGTTCCAGATGCACTATCACCAAAAGGAGTTCGTATGAAAATACCACGTGTCTCTTTGGAAAATGGTGACTTAGGGAGAATCATGACTGCCGAAGAAATCCTAGCGCTCCAGACAGATCTTCCCGCCCTCCACCTCAACGAAGGAGGTAACCGGCCACCGAGGGGAGAAGGCTACGCCGATCTACGCTTGAGGTTAAAGCCTCACAACCAACTCGTTCCTCCACCTGCCCTGACGCCGGAAGAGGAGGTTGCGCTGGAGAAGCAGATCGGCGAACTCTTCGGAGGCGAATAGAAAGATTCGTCCAACAAGCCACAAGCGGCCCGCACGCAACGCGGGCCGTATTCTTACCTGACAAAAAATAAGCACCGCACACGATACTCACGATCGTAAGTATCGTGGACAGTTACCGAAACAAAATAATTCCCACGGCTACCGATACATTGAGTGATTCCTTTTTTCCTTTCATTGGAATTTCAATCACTTCGTCACATTCTGCAAGAACGTCATGGGATACTCCGCCAACCTCATTACCAAACACAAACGCAACAGGCCCTTGTACCGATATATCGGTACAAGGTTTTGAACGCGGGTCTTGCTCAACGGCAATAACCCGCACACCGTCTTTTGTAAGTTTTTGTATGACGTCATTTGTTTCCTCGGCATATTCCCACGCTACACAATCTTGCGCACCAAGAGCAACTTTTGCTAGGTCTTTTCGATTGCGCCCGAAACGGTCAACGGGTGTTGGTGTCACGCCACACAGATACAACTTTGAAACACCCGCAGCGTCACACGTACGAAAAATAGATCCCACATTGTGCACGCTTCGGATGTTATCGAGAATGACGTACGTATTCATGTAGCGTGTAGCATACAACACGAAACACAAAACATGTAGGATGTAGCAAAAAACATGCGGCAATAAAACATATCCTACTATTGATACAGAAACCGTTCCCTAATTAATGACAGTGATCTACCGCATAGCTTGACTATTTATATTATATCTTATATAATGTAAAATAGAAAACAACAAAGGGGGTCCTATGGACCATAGAATTACCGCCGACGATGGACAGGGTGGCGTCACTCACGTCATCATGTCGCGAGAACTGCTTTCCAAGATGGTTGGAAACGCCATTCTTGAATCTGTTCTTGCGTCAATGCAGATCGAGGGTGAAGAATTTCCCCCAGGAGTTCACGTCGAACTCCAAGAACCCGTCATCCTGCCGGAAGCGCTACTGAACACCGACAAGTCAGCTCCGCGGAAGCGTTAGCAAC encodes the following:
- the murE gene encoding UDP-N-acetylmuramyl-tripeptide synthetase is translated as MLNTILRFIKQFIPSQLFQKLQPTYHYLLSLVGAVIYRFPSRHIHVVGITGTKGKSSTAELVNAVLEASGHKTAVLGTIRFKIADTETRNLYKMTMPGRFFVQKFLRDAVNAQCDWAIIEMTSEGAKQFRQKWIDMDALIFTNLAPEHLESHGSFEKYKDAKLSIARQLARSHKKNTAIIANADDLEGHLFLECGADRAIPFRLTDAKPYTQTTSGYEFGFEGTRIHLSIPGLFNVYNALAAAAFARSQNILARHIKEGLEHVTRIPGRAEFIREGQAFDVVVDYAHTPDSLKSVYEAFSLARVIGVLGNTGGGRDTWKRPEMARIAERSCEHIILTNEDPYDEDPEKILEEMSAGIQDKTKLSIILDRRQALREALNMAQTMSSANTRQRVVVLITGKGTDPFIMGPNGSKQAWDDATVVREELQNSLNQPPNSNP
- a CDS encoding RNA methyltransferase, yielding MNTYVILDNIRSVHNVGSIFRTCDAAGVSKLYLCGVTPTPVDRFGRNRKDLAKVALGAQDCVAWEYAEETNDVIQKLTKDGVRVIAVEQDPRSKPCTDISVQGPVAFVFGNEVGGVSHDVLAECDEVIEIPMKGKKESLNVSVAVGIILFR